A region of Dictyostelium discoideum AX4 chromosome 1 chromosome, whole genome shotgun sequence DNA encodes the following proteins:
- a CDS encoding hypothetical protein (Similar to Dictyostelium discoideum (Slime mold). hypothetical 97.7 kDa protein) yields the protein MTRRKRTKNYLSGIRLECEDSEIVLTKDKYPIQSSVEDLQINCSNMKLGYHWIPDTLLSISFSKFDQELTRNIIGNTLKTIDFGDRFNQSLSDSNGIPWLPRTLESIRFGESFQQSINRDELPPSLTSLTLDENYKGIIVNGSIPNSIKDLNYQFHSNNSIKLIPNSTVRDENSKSIPGGTTSLEFDYNFNQTIKKGMIPHNVTSLEFSGSNGTYLDSTLINPFSGFKHLTSLGCSTIEDNLPDSILPNSLTTLILDCQYLQLTNNLLPRNLKVLELSYFSQSINVGNLPSSIEILKLPSFSQPIQKDVLPQSLTSLHLGIDFNLTIDRDALPPNLKSFYFSSSQLVFKKLPDLIWPSSFESLYIPNDS from the exons ATG acaagaagaaaaagaacaaa AAATTATTTAAGTGGAATTAGATTAGAATGTGAAGATAGTGAAATAGTTTTAACAAAAGATAAATATCCAATTCAATCGAGTGTAGAAGATTTACAAATTAATTGTTCAAATATGAAATTAGGATATCATTGGATACCTGATACATTGCTAtccatttcattttcaaagttTGATCAAGAATTAACTCGTAACATCATTGGTAATACTCTTAAAACCATTGATTTTGGTGATAGATTTAATCAATCATTAAGTGATTCAAATGGTATACCATGGTTACCAAGAACTCTTGAATCAATACGTTTTGGAGAATCATTTcaacaatcaattaatagaGATGAATTACCACCATCACTTACATCTTTAACTCttgatgaaaattataaaggTATCATTGTGAATGGATCAATACCAAACTCAATTAAAGACCTCAACTATCAATTCCATTCaaacaattcaattaaattaattccaaATTCAACAGTTAGAgatgaaaattcaaaatcaataccTGGTGGTACAACTTCGTTGGaatttgattataatttcaatcaaacaattaaaaaaggaaTGATTCCACATAATGTTACATCATTGGAATTCTCTGGTTCCAATG GTACTTACTTAGATTCAACATTGATAAATCCTTTTTCTGGTTTTAAACATTTAACATCATTAGGTTGCTCAACAATTGAAGATAATTTACCAGATTCAATATTACCAAATTCTCTCACAACTCTAATTTTGGATTGCcaatatttacaattaacGAATAACCTCCTCCCAAGAAATCTAAAGGTTTTAGAGTTATCATATTTTAGCCAATCTATAAATGTTGGTAATCTACCATCATCaatagaaatattaaaattaccatCATTCTCtcaaccaattcaaaaagaTGTATTACCACAATCACTCACTTCATTACATTTAggtattgattttaatttaactaTCGATAGAGATGCGTTaccaccaaatttaaaatcattttatttttctagcTCTCAacttgtttttaaaaaattaccagATTTAATTTGGCCATCTTCATTCGAATCTCTTTATATTCCAAACGATAGTTAA